The proteins below are encoded in one region of Triticum aestivum cultivar Chinese Spring chromosome 1B, IWGSC CS RefSeq v2.1, whole genome shotgun sequence:
- the LOC123088432 gene encoding UPF0481 protein At3g47200, translating to MVTEEYDSSYDVDIDELFISMRTDLNRHMSQAEDRANGNRCCLICKIVHRIRLTDRTAYEPSALAIGPYHHADPPLQAMEMEKWICLHYILDLNRDVRLRDYLSLISGLEKEARCYYTEEISMDSREFLQMLLLDSCFILVYLGRINAQGASVGGEQLKENRAYERKKEPTELSQINTACCPSVSGHSAVDIELNQFVKDPEGSPDQGICSGTVEWYNSSAVYDLLLLENQIPFFIVKTIYLFFSCNVTTTSLLTDSISEFMEGILYHFPKVLTEANRPKDFYHLLHLCHKYLKPSHNLEDDHHRYAANFHCLHFIFDISRKIFTFGRVQGMSHDQNMFHELDWSNSVQKFNRWRRAVDYHEAGMQFKKREFDEAKPHSLLDIRFRNGLMEIPCLPIDDKSSLLFRNLVAFEQTCPQVGDDITAYVVLLSQLTSTAADVTLLSQKGIIVHQMESDEDVSTLFTKLFEYVVFNFNGEHYLKSLCYAMEAHYQSRINRWMAWLWHNHFSNPWVGFAAIASAFIVVCSIMQTVLAFLSYME from the coding sequence ATGGTAACCGAAGAATATGATAGTAGCTATGATGTTGACATTGATGAGTTATTTATTTCAATGAGGACAGATTTAAATCGCCACATGTCGCAGGCTGAGGATCGTGCAAATGGAAACAGGTGTTGCCTGATATGCAAAATAGTGCATCGCATTCGCCTGACCGACCGTACCGCGTATGAGCCGAGCGCTCTCGCAATTGGTCCTTATCACCATGCAGATCCACCACTTCAAGCTATGGAAATGGAGAAGTGGATATGTCTACACTACATTCTTGATTTGAATCGCGATGTTAGGTTGCGTGACTACCTGAGCTTGATTTCTGGACTAGAGAAAGAAGCAAGATGCTATTACACCGAGGAGATAAGCATGGATAGTAGAGAGTTCCTGCAGATGCTTCTGCTAGATAGCTGCTTTATTCTGGTGTACCTTGGTCGTATCAATGCACAAGGAGCTTCTGTTGGTGGTGAACAATTGAAAGAAAACAGAGCATACGAAAGAAAGAAGGAACCAACGGAGTTGAGCCAGATCAATACAGCCTGCTGCCCAAGTGTTAGTGGGCACTCAGCGGTGGACATAGAACTAAATCAATTTGTTAAAGATCCTGAGGGTAGCCCTGACCAGGGGATTTGCAGCGGTACTGTGGAATGGTATAACAGTTCTGCTGTCTATGATCTACTTTTGCTGGAGAACCAAATTCCCTTCTTCATTGTCAAGACAATTTATCTGTTCTTCTCATGCAATGTAACAACTACTTCGTTACTTACCGACAGCATTTCAGAATTCATGGAAGGCATTCTTTACCACTTCCCTAAAGTACTAACTGAGGCAAATAGGCCAAAAGATTTCTACCATCTGCTTCACCTGTGTCATAAGTACCTGAAACCTAGTCACAATCTGGAGGATGACCATCATAGATATGCTGCAAATTTTCACTGCTTGCACTTCATATTTGACATCAGCCGGAAGATCTTCACTTTTGGACGGGTGCAAGGAATGTCCCATGACCAAAACATGTTCCATGAGCTAGATTGGTCGAATTCAGTACAGAAATTTAATCGGTGGCGTAGAGCAGTGGACTATCATGAAGCAGGAATGCAGTTCAAAAAGCGGGAGTTTGACGAAGCCAAACCTCATTCCCTGTTGGACATTAGATTCAGAAACGGTCTCATGGAAATACCATGCTTGCCAATAGATGACAAGTCTTCTTTGCTTTTCAGAAACCTTGTAGCTTTTGAGCAAACCTGTCCTCAAGTTGGGGATGATATCACTGCATATGTTGTGCTTCTGTCCCAGCTTACTAGTACGGCAGCTGATGTTACTCTTCTTTCTCAGAAAGGGATTATAGTGCACCAGATGGAAAGTGACGAGGATGTATCGACTCTTTTCACAAAGCTTTTTGAGTATGTAGTATTTAACTTCAATGGTGAACACTACCTAAAGTCCCTATGTTATGCCATGGAAGCACACTACCAAAGTCGTATTAATAGGTGGATGGCATGGCTGTGGCACAATCACTTCAGCAATCCCTGGGTAGGTTTTGCCGCGATAGCTTCTGCTTTTATAGTTGTATGCAGCATTATGCAAACTGTTCTTGCTTTCTTGTCATACATGGAATGA